A stretch of DNA from Thermodesulfobacteriota bacterium:
ATATAACCGCCGCCTTGGAAGACCCAAACCCCGAAGTATTTCTAATCGCCGTGCGTGATGTGGCCCGCGCCCGCGGTATGGCCCAACTCGCCAAAGACGCTGGAGTAGGGCGCGAAAGCCTTTACAAAGCACTTACACCCGGAGCAAAGCCACGCTATGACACTATGCTTAAGCTGCTTCACGCCCTGGGAGTAAAGCTTTCGGCTTCGCCCGTCCATTCATGAGGTTGTCGCGGTCTCGCATCACAATATATAGTGGACCCCGAAAATGAGACAAAGGATTAAGCTGGTCCCCGGGGCACGAAGGGGGATCCGGCGGCCGGAGCAGACGCCTGGCGGGTCAATCCGTCTGTCGGACCAACATGACCCTCCTGGCCTCAGATCCGGATGCCGAAGCGGCGGATGGCCAGATCCACCAGGATGCCCGCCCCGAAGGCCCAGGCCATGTTGGGCAGGGCCAGGGCGATGCCGGAGATGAGAAGGGCGACGAAATATTCCTCGTTGCTCTTGAGGTTGCGGACCAGAGGGCAAAGCTCCAGGCCGGCGAAGATGAGGAGCACCCCCAGGACGCCGTTGGGGATAAGGGTGAGGATCGCCAGCCCCACCTCGCCCAGGGTGAGCCCCAGGACGACGAGCCCGGCGCCGATCAGGACCGGCGCCCCGCCGGTGCGGGCCCCGAACCGGTAATGGGCAGCCAGCCCGCCGGTGCCGTGGCACATGGGCACGGCGCCGAACAGGCCGGCCGGCAGGTTGACCAGGCCCATGGTCAGGGCAAAGGTGCCGGCCTTGGCCTTGCCCAGGAGGGGGTGGCCGGGAAAGAGGCTGGCGCAGGTGTCGGCGGTGCCGACACAGGCGTTGCCGATGGTGAGTGGAATCTGGGGCAGGACCAGGAGGACGAAGGCGGTCCAGAAATCCTGGGCCGTGGCTGCCACCAGCTGAACCCGGGTGGGTCCCATGGCCAGGGGCCGGTCGCCGACGCCCCCCAGGGCCAGACCGGCCAGGGCGCCAAAGCCCAGGGTGGCCAGGGCCGCCGGCACCTTCTTGTTGTCCAGCAGGGCCAGCACCAGGCCAAAGGCCAGCAGGCCCACCGCCAGGTTGCTGTGCCAGGCCTCCAGCCGCCCGACCTGGCCGGAGAGAAAGAGCTGGTCGCCGGTGATGAGCTGCACCCCTTTGCGCAGGAAGACCAGGCCCAGGGCCAGCTGGATGCCCCGCACCACCGGCGGGGTGAAGAGCCTCGCCAGCCGGTCCACCAGGCCGGTAAGGGCGAAGACCAGCAGAAGGGCACCGAAGATGGTGCCGGCGGCGCCGATCACCGGCTCGGTGATCCGCTCCGGGTAGGCGATGGCGATGGCGCCCACCGCCTTCAAGGGCTGCACCGGCACCGGCAGCCGGTAGAAGAGGCCGGCGACAATATAGAAGATGCCAAAGGCCAGGAAGACCGTGGTTGGGCTGAGCCCATTCACCAGGATCATCCCCACCACAATGGGCAGGAGGGTTCCCAGATCCCCCACCGAGCCCGCCAGCTCCAGCCGATCGAACCGCAAGCCGCCCACCATGCTCTTCGCCTCTGCCATGGCGTCCCCCCTTCAGCAGGCATCGTGAGACAATGCAGGGAGGAGCGTCAAGGGAAATCCTGGCCATCCGGGCCGCCGGCCGCCGGCAAAACCCTTGACGTCCCGGGCCAGACAGGGTCAACTAGCATGCTTTTCACCGAAGAGAGGATATGCTGCCCCTCACCGCCCTCAAGCCCCAATCCGTCCTCATCCGGGCCACCAACTGGGTGGGGGATGCGGTGATGACCCTGCCGGCCATGGCCACCATCCGCGCCAATCTGCCGGATGCCCGCCTGTGTCTCCTGGCCCTGCCCTGGATGGCGGACGTCTTTACCGCCAGCCCGGATGTGGACGAGATCATCGCCTACCGCCGGGACGGCGAGCACCGGGGCCTGGCCGGCAAGCTGCGCCTGGCTGCCGCCTTGCGGGCCCGGCGCTTCGATGCCGCCATCCTCTTCCAGAATGCCTTTGAGGCCGCCCTCCTGGCCTGGCTGGCCGACATCCCGATCCGGGCCGGCTACACCACTGACGGCCGCGGCCTTCTGCTCACCCACGGCGTGCCCCTGCCTTTCGGCATCAAGCGCCGCCACCAGGTGCACTACTACCAGACGCTTCTGGCCAGGCTGGGCATGCGGCCCCAGGCCTGCCGGCTGGAGCTGCGGCTGCCAGCCGCGGCCCGGGCCTGGGCCACGGCGCTGTTGCAGGCCCACGGGCCGGGGCCTTTCGTCGGCCTCAATCCCGGCGGCGCCTATGGCCCGGCCAAGCGCTGGCCCACCGGGCGGTTCGCGGCCCTGGCCCGCCGTCTCGGCCAGGAGGCGGGCGCTACGGTGCTGGTCTTCGGCACCGCGGCCGAGGCGCCGGCCGCGGCGGCGATCCGCGCCGCGGCACCGGCCGCCGTGCTCGATCTTGCCGGCCGCACCAGCCTGGCCCAGGCCGCGGCCCTCATCGCCCGCTGCCAGGTGGTGGTCTCCAACGATTCCGGCCTCATGCACGTGGCCGCCGCCCTGGCGGTGCCGCTGGTGGCCATCTTCGGCTCCACCAACCCGGTCACCACCGGACCCTTCTCGGACCGCGCTCGGGTCTTGCGCCATCCCCTGCCCTGCAGCCCTTGTCTGGCCACCGTCTGCCCCAACGGCGATTTCTCCTGCATGGCCAGCATCTCGGTGGATGAGGTCTTTGCCGCCACCCGGGCGCGCCTGGACCGGGCGGCCTGACCGGCGAGGGATCTGTCGTCATGGCCGGACGCCCCGCCGTCTTCCTGGACCGGGACGGCACCATCAACGAGCAGATGGGCTACGTCAACCATCCCAGTCGCTTTGTGCTCCTGCCGGGCAGCGTCGAGGGGATCCGCCTCCTCAACGAGGCCAGCTGGCCGGTGGTGGTGGTGACCAACCAGAGCGGCCTGGCCCGGGGCTATTTTCCGGCCAGCTGCCTGGAGGCGGTGCACCGCCTGTTGGCCGAGGCCCTGAACGCTGGCGGCGCCCGGCTCGACGGCCTCTATGTCTGCCCCCATCATCCGGAGGCCAAGGTGGCCGCCCTGCGCCAGGCCTGCCGCTGCCGCAAGCCCCGGCCCGGCCTCTTGGAGCAGGCGGCCGCAGACCTCGACCTGGACCTGGCCCGCTCCTTCATGGTGGGCGACCGCTGGTCCGATCTCGAGACCGCGGCAGCGGTCGGCGCGCAAGGGATTCTCGTCCTGACCGGCTACGGCCGCGGCGATCTGGAATTCATCGGCCCGGCCGCCCGGGTGCAGCCGGTGCACGTGGCCCCGGACCTCCTGGCCGCGGCCCGCTGGATCAGAGGTCAGGCATGCGCATCCTGATCGTCAAGCTGTCGGCAGTGGGCGATGTCACCCAGGCCCTGGCCTGCCTCAATGCCCTGCGCCAGGGCCTGCCGCACGCCCACCTCAGCTGGCTGGTGGAAGAGGCGGCCGCGGATCTTCTCGTGGGGCATCCCCAGCTGGACCGCCTGCTGGTGCTGCCCCGGAAGTCCTGGCTGAAGAGGATGCGGCGCCCGGATTCCTGGGCCTGCGGCCTGGCGGAGCTTCTGCACGGGGTGGCCGGCTTGCGGGCCGAGGCCTTTGATGCCATCCTCGACCTGCAGGCCGCCCTCAAGGCCAGTCTGCCGATCCGCCTCTGCCGGGCCGGCCGGATCATCGGCCACCGGGGAGCCGACGAGATGACCGAGATCTTTCTCACCGAGCGGCTGCCGGCCTTCGATCGGGAGCAGCACGCGGTGTGGCGCTATCTCGATCTGGCCCGCCATCTGGGCGCCGCCACCGTGCCGGTGCGCTTCGTCATTCCGGCCGGGACCGAGGTGGAGGCCGCCGTGGACCGGCTCCTGGCTGACCACGGCCTGGACCAGGGCCGGCCCCTGGTGGCCATCAACCCGATGGCCAAGTGGGACTCCAAGCTCTGGCCCCTGTCCCGGTTTGCGGCCGTGGCCACACGCCTCACGACCGAGCTGGGCGCCGCCGTGGTCTTCACCGGCGGTCCCGAGGACCAGGGCGCCATCGCCTCCATCCAGGGGCAGATGGCCACACCTGCCCCCAGCCTGGCTGGCCGCACCTCCTTGCGCCAGCTGGCCGAGCTCTACCGGCGCTGCCGGCTGGTGGTCTCCACCGACACCGGGCCCATGCACATGGCCGCCGCTGTGGAGCGGCCGGTGGTGGCCATCTTCGGGCCCACCGCTCCCTGGCGCACCGGGCCGTTCGGCCCTGGCCACCGGGTGCTGCGGCCGGAGGGCCTGGCCTGCGCCCCCTGCTTCAAGAGGGTCTGCCGCCAGCCCGCCTGCATGGAGGCCACCAGCGTGGAGATGGTGGTGCAGGCAG
This window harbors:
- a CDS encoding addiction module antidote protein; the protein is MAKFSPFDAADYLDDEKTIAEYITAALEDPNPEVFLIAVRDVARARGMAQLAKDAGVGRESLYKALTPGAKPRYDTMLKLLHALGVKLSASPVHS
- a CDS encoding putative sulfate/molybdate transporter, coding for MAEAKSMVGGLRFDRLELAGSVGDLGTLLPIVVGMILVNGLSPTTVFLAFGIFYIVAGLFYRLPVPVQPLKAVGAIAIAYPERITEPVIGAAGTIFGALLLVFALTGLVDRLARLFTPPVVRGIQLALGLVFLRKGVQLITGDQLFLSGQVGRLEAWHSNLAVGLLAFGLVLALLDNKKVPAALATLGFGALAGLALGGVGDRPLAMGPTRVQLVAATAQDFWTAFVLLVLPQIPLTIGNACVGTADTCASLFPGHPLLGKAKAGTFALTMGLVNLPAGLFGAVPMCHGTGGLAAHYRFGARTGGAPVLIGAGLVVLGLTLGEVGLAILTLIPNGVLGVLLIFAGLELCPLVRNLKSNEEYFVALLISGIALALPNMAWAFGAGILVDLAIRRFGIRI
- the waaF gene encoding lipopolysaccharide heptosyltransferase II; the encoded protein is MLPLTALKPQSVLIRATNWVGDAVMTLPAMATIRANLPDARLCLLALPWMADVFTASPDVDEIIAYRRDGEHRGLAGKLRLAAALRARRFDAAILFQNAFEAALLAWLADIPIRAGYTTDGRGLLLTHGVPLPFGIKRRHQVHYYQTLLARLGMRPQACRLELRLPAAARAWATALLQAHGPGPFVGLNPGGAYGPAKRWPTGRFAALARRLGQEAGATVLVFGTAAEAPAAAAIRAAAPAAVLDLAGRTSLAQAAALIARCQVVVSNDSGLMHVAAALAVPLVAIFGSTNPVTTGPFSDRARVLRHPLPCSPCLATVCPNGDFSCMASISVDEVFAATRARLDRAA
- a CDS encoding HAD family hydrolase — its product is MAGRPAVFLDRDGTINEQMGYVNHPSRFVLLPGSVEGIRLLNEASWPVVVVTNQSGLARGYFPASCLEAVHRLLAEALNAGGARLDGLYVCPHHPEAKVAALRQACRCRKPRPGLLEQAAADLDLDLARSFMVGDRWSDLETAAAVGAQGILVLTGYGRGDLEFIGPAARVQPVHVAPDLLAAARWIRGQACAS
- a CDS encoding glycosyltransferase family 9 protein; its protein translation is MRILIVKLSAVGDVTQALACLNALRQGLPHAHLSWLVEEAAADLLVGHPQLDRLLVLPRKSWLKRMRRPDSWACGLAELLHGVAGLRAEAFDAILDLQAALKASLPIRLCRAGRIIGHRGADEMTEIFLTERLPAFDREQHAVWRYLDLARHLGAATVPVRFVIPAGTEVEAAVDRLLADHGLDQGRPLVAINPMAKWDSKLWPLSRFAAVATRLTTELGAAVVFTGGPEDQGAIASIQGQMATPAPSLAGRTSLRQLAELYRRCRLVVSTDTGPMHMAAAVERPVVAIFGPTAPWRTGPFGPGHRVLRPEGLACAPCFKRVCRQPACMEATSVEMVVQAAAEVLFPWSPAAAKEAACGSRS